The following are encoded in a window of Alphaproteobacteria bacterium genomic DNA:
- a CDS encoding DGQHR domain-containing protein → MLTFAAKAADVLRFAAIDRIGRDAHGEISGFQRPQAAAHIREIRDYLEKPNAVLPNPIVVAFIDHVIVEYREDGSAMLSIDVREGPPGLVVDGQQRLSALVDIDRDFEIFISALICPDEAELRRQFVLINNTKPLPKSLIYELLPMVDDLPPRLSRRSTAADLTARLNFEHTALKGYIKQHTCPDGIVADTVMQKIIMESLSNGVMRELVNLPKGADKCVRLISNFFEAVKRVFPEAWYGQEPSSSRLLHGAGIQAMGDVMEVLAQRAGARSTDEFQIGLQCLKGRTAWTEGEWELGGEIRRWNALQNVNRDVALLKHYLVNLVKSDLRKKRRAASAQLREGAVS, encoded by the coding sequence GTGCTCACCTTCGCGGCGAAAGCTGCGGATGTGTTGCGCTTCGCTGCAATCGACCGAATCGGCCGCGACGCGCATGGCGAGATCAGTGGCTTCCAGCGCCCGCAAGCGGCGGCGCACATCCGCGAAATCCGCGACTATCTCGAGAAGCCGAACGCCGTTCTCCCAAACCCGATTGTGGTGGCCTTCATCGACCACGTCATCGTTGAATATCGTGAAGATGGGTCAGCCATGCTGTCGATTGACGTGAGAGAGGGACCGCCCGGTCTCGTCGTCGACGGGCAACAACGTTTGTCGGCCCTCGTCGACATCGACCGGGATTTTGAAATCTTCATTTCGGCGCTGATTTGCCCCGACGAGGCAGAACTGCGCCGTCAATTCGTCCTCATCAACAATACGAAGCCCTTGCCGAAGTCGCTCATCTACGAACTGCTGCCGATGGTGGACGACCTCCCGCCCCGCCTGAGCCGCCGCTCAACCGCAGCCGACCTGACCGCTCGCCTCAATTTCGAGCACACGGCCCTGAAGGGCTATATCAAGCAGCACACCTGCCCGGACGGCATTGTCGCCGACACCGTGATGCAGAAGATCATCATGGAATCGCTTTCAAACGGCGTCATGCGAGAGCTCGTCAATTTACCCAAGGGAGCGGACAAATGCGTCCGGCTCATCTCCAATTTCTTTGAGGCCGTGAAGCGGGTCTTCCCTGAGGCCTGGTACGGCCAAGAACCATCGTCCTCCCGCCTCCTCCACGGCGCCGGCATTCAGGCCATGGGCGATGTGATGGAGGTCTTGGCACAGCGCGCCGGCGCGCGAAGCACCGACGAATTTCAGATAGGGCTCCAGTGCCTCAAGGGCCGGACCGCCTGGACCGAAGGCGAATGGGAGTTGGGCGGGGAGATTCGCCGCTGGAATGCGCTCCAGAACGTCAATCGCGACGTCGCCCTTCTCAAGCACTATCTGGTGAACCTGGTGAAGTCGGACTTGCGCAAGAAGCGACGAGCCGCGTCGGCCCAGCTTCGAGAAGGCGCGGTGAGCTGA
- a CDS encoding DGQHR domain-containing protein — protein sequence MTRREYLSVRAVRAAQGKGTDVFAFFLLGSDITRIADISRIQRDDKELKGFQRGEIRQHVNAITAFLDSGPVLFPNAIILAMAPEIEFASARGRKPGNICDVGDAGTLTIPIYPEGRRAAWIVDGQQRSLALAQAKDRSIAVPVVGFVSAELETQREQFILVNKAKPLPTRLINELLPEVSVLLPRDLAARRLPSALCEALNNDPASPFHGLIRRESNAKAKGGIITDAALIEIMRLSLRSAMGALGQYRRNGDGADTEAMYEALLIYWRAVRDTFPEAWGKPATQSRLMHSAGIRAMGALMDQIILRADASADRAGAVSQMLKRIAPHCHWTGGRWDGLGLGWNEIQSTSQHITKLTEHLLHLERDLAKAAS from the coding sequence ATGACGCGACGCGAGTATCTTTCGGTGCGCGCGGTGCGCGCCGCGCAGGGAAAGGGGACGGACGTCTTCGCCTTCTTCTTGCTCGGCTCAGACATCACGCGGATTGCCGACATCAGCCGCATTCAGCGCGATGACAAAGAGCTGAAGGGTTTTCAGCGGGGTGAGATCCGCCAGCACGTCAATGCGATCACCGCCTTCCTCGACAGCGGCCCAGTGCTGTTCCCCAATGCGATCATCCTGGCGATGGCGCCCGAGATCGAGTTCGCGTCGGCCCGCGGGCGCAAGCCCGGTAACATCTGCGACGTCGGCGACGCCGGCACGCTGACCATCCCGATCTATCCGGAAGGACGGCGCGCAGCCTGGATCGTCGATGGGCAGCAGCGCTCGCTCGCGCTCGCCCAAGCCAAGGACAGGTCGATCGCCGTCCCGGTCGTCGGCTTTGTCTCGGCGGAACTGGAAACGCAGCGCGAGCAGTTCATATTGGTCAACAAGGCCAAGCCTCTGCCGACAAGGCTGATCAACGAACTGCTCCCAGAGGTTAGCGTTCTGCTGCCCCGCGACCTTGCCGCGCGTCGGCTGCCCAGCGCCTTGTGCGAGGCGCTCAATAACGACCCGGCTTCGCCATTCCATGGCCTTATCCGGCGGGAGTCGAACGCTAAGGCCAAAGGCGGCATCATCACCGATGCGGCTCTGATCGAAATCATGCGTCTCAGCCTACGATCGGCCATGGGGGCTTTGGGCCAATATAGGCGTAACGGTGACGGCGCCGACACTGAGGCGATGTACGAGGCGCTGCTCATTTATTGGCGGGCGGTGCGCGACACTTTTCCCGAGGCCTGGGGCAAGCCTGCGACCCAGAGCCGGCTCATGCACTCGGCGGGTATTCGCGCCATGGGCGCACTCATGGACCAGATCATCCTGCGCGCCGACGCTAGTGCGGACCGGGCTGGTGCCGTCAGTCAGATGCTGAAACGGATTGCTCCGCATTGCCACTGGACCGGCGGTCGCTGGGACGGGCTTGGCCTTGGCTGGAACGAGATCCAGTCGACCTCGCAGCACATCACCAAACTCACCGAACACCTCCTCCACCTAGAACGCGATCTGGCGAAGGCGGCGTCATGA
- a CDS encoding DUF3489 domain-containing protein: protein MFITDAGRLAINVDADEASRPATTGKPVKTSEPKPERQTKNAAVVAMLQREEGATLAEMVEATGWLPHTTRAALTGLKKKGHVIDKCKRGDTTCYRITKA, encoded by the coding sequence ATGTTCATCACCGACGCCGGCCGCCTGGCCATCAATGTCGACGCCGACGAGGCTTCCAGGCCTGCGACCACTGGCAAGCCCGTAAAGACTTCTGAGCCCAAACCCGAGCGCCAGACCAAGAACGCCGCAGTCGTCGCCATGCTGCAGCGGGAAGAAGGCGCCACGCTCGCCGAGATGGTCGAGGCGACGGGCTGGCTGCCTCACACGACCCGTGCCGCGCTCACAGGGCTCAAGAAAAAGGGCCATGTGATCGACAAGTGCAAGCGTGGCGACACGACCTGCTACCGCATCACCAAAGCCTGA
- a CDS encoding DUF2924 domain-containing protein, producing the protein MASVDDQLAALATMSPAQLRSEWQRLTGGPLPRISPSMLRLALAWETQAKAYGGLSRSTQQKLDQQKRGKTRTSPAQPGMRLVREWNGRAHVVLVGEDEVIRWDGREWRSLSEVARAITGTRWSGPAFFGLKKRLAA; encoded by the coding sequence ATGGCCTCTGTTGATGACCAACTGGCTGCGCTGGCGACCATGTCGCCGGCGCAGTTGCGCTCCGAGTGGCAGCGGCTGACCGGCGGGCCGCTGCCTCGGATCAGCCCCTCGATGCTGCGTCTGGCTCTTGCCTGGGAAACCCAGGCCAAGGCGTATGGCGGGCTGTCCCGGTCCACGCAGCAGAAGCTGGACCAGCAGAAGCGCGGCAAGACCCGCACCAGCCCGGCGCAGCCCGGCATGCGGCTGGTCCGCGAGTGGAACGGGCGTGCCCATGTCGTCCTTGTCGGGGAGGACGAGGTGATCCGCTGGGACGGGCGGGAGTGGCGCTCATTGAGCGAGGTCGCGCGTGCCATCACCGGTACGCGCTGGTCAGGGCCCGCCTTCTTCGGGCTGAAGAAGAGGCTGGCGGCATGA
- a CDS encoding recombinase family protein, whose product MKTVRCAIYTRKSSEEGLEQAFNSLDAQREACAAYVLSQASEGWTELPDVYDDGGLSGGSLERPALQRLLSDVATGKVDIIVVYKVDRLTRSLLDFAKLVEAFDRAGVSFVSITQSFNTTTSMGRLTLNMLLSFAQFEREVTAERIRDKIAASKAKGMWMGGVPPLGYAPDGRTLKIVPDHAGLIRDIYGRYLVLGNVRLVKEQLERDGLFAPPRVTASGRALGGGPFSRGQLYTILKSPIYAGNIGHRGAIHPGQHEAIIDRETWDRVQAMLADHLQGERRAARAASPSPLAGKIIDASAAPLIASHACKGSRRYRYYVSRPVDRAGSPTLRIPALEIETVVADCLARAFEDPVGLSATAWLAVAPTDYVGFVERAARCATKLQRRDRLMLRALLTRVQVFDARIEIECDSKAVGVALGVGQAGNARPSFILGSEVRLTRSGRAMRLVQGNGASPGQLPEAALVRLVVRGRSWWQELRSGNVTVTLLADREGICRSYVTRVVRLAFLAPPVVDAILAGALRAEVDAGALTSPGAVDMGWTDQVRRLMPRGES is encoded by the coding sequence ATGAAGACGGTGCGCTGTGCCATCTATACCCGCAAGTCGAGCGAGGAGGGCCTCGAACAGGCCTTCAATTCGCTCGACGCCCAGCGCGAAGCCTGCGCCGCTTATGTGTTGAGTCAGGCCAGCGAAGGCTGGACCGAGCTGCCGGACGTTTATGACGATGGAGGTTTGTCGGGCGGCTCGCTGGAGCGGCCGGCGCTCCAGCGGCTGCTGAGCGACGTTGCGACCGGCAAGGTCGACATCATTGTTGTCTACAAGGTCGACCGGCTGACCCGTTCGCTGCTGGACTTCGCGAAGCTGGTCGAGGCGTTCGACCGGGCGGGAGTCTCGTTCGTCTCGATCACCCAGTCGTTCAACACGACGACGAGCATGGGTCGGCTGACGCTCAACATGCTGCTGTCCTTCGCCCAGTTCGAGCGCGAGGTGACCGCCGAACGGATCAGAGACAAGATCGCGGCCTCCAAGGCCAAGGGCATGTGGATGGGCGGCGTGCCGCCGCTGGGCTATGCGCCCGATGGCCGGACGCTGAAGATCGTCCCCGATCATGCCGGGCTTATCCGGGACATCTATGGTCGCTACCTTGTCCTCGGCAATGTGCGGCTGGTGAAGGAACAGCTTGAACGGGATGGGCTGTTTGCACCCCCTCGCGTCACCGCGTCCGGGCGCGCACTTGGAGGCGGGCCATTTTCGCGGGGTCAGCTCTACACCATTCTCAAATCCCCCATCTACGCCGGCAATATCGGACATCGCGGCGCGATCCATCCCGGCCAGCACGAGGCGATTATCGATCGCGAAACCTGGGACCGGGTGCAGGCCATGCTGGCGGACCATCTCCAGGGTGAGCGCCGGGCGGCTCGCGCGGCCAGCCCGAGCCCACTCGCCGGAAAGATCATCGACGCATCCGCAGCGCCGCTCATCGCCTCCCATGCCTGCAAGGGCAGCAGACGGTATCGCTACTATGTGAGCCGACCAGTCGATAGGGCTGGTAGTCCGACGTTGCGGATACCAGCGCTTGAGATCGAGACGGTCGTGGCGGATTGCTTGGCCCGGGCGTTCGAGGATCCTGTCGGGCTGTCCGCCACGGCGTGGCTCGCGGTCGCCCCAACAGACTATGTGGGTTTCGTGGAGCGCGCGGCGCGATGTGCGACGAAGCTCCAACGCCGGGATCGCCTGATGCTACGTGCGTTGCTAACTCGGGTTCAGGTGTTCGACGCACGCATCGAGATCGAATGTGACAGCAAGGCAGTTGGCGTCGCACTTGGCGTCGGCCAGGCCGGCAACGCACGGCCGTCCTTCATACTCGGATCGGAGGTGAGATTGACCCGCTCCGGACGGGCGATGCGGCTGGTGCAGGGAAATGGCGCATCTCCCGGGCAATTGCCGGAGGCGGCACTTGTAAGGCTGGTGGTCCGGGGCCGCAGCTGGTGGCAAGAGCTCAGGAGCGGGAACGTTACTGTCACGTTGCTGGCAGACCGCGAGGGTATCTGCCGATCCTACGTGACTCGCGTCGTGCGGCTGGCCTTCCTCGCCCCTCCGGTCGTGGACGCAATCCTGGCCGGAGCCCTGCGGGCCGAAGTCGATGCTGGGGCGCTCACCTCGCCGGGCGCGGTGGACATGGGCTGGACAGATCAGGTGCGGCGCCTGATGCCGCGGGGTGAATCCTAG
- a CDS encoding DEAD/DEAH box helicase, giving the protein METPDELIVFIVDATQDGVWGGLLKRGAAWSIIRREGVLPADAPPLGRTIETDLAEYGFALLRAALALKERAGESEIGRKGFEFAANAFEALVRNGTPDSVTRSFYRTVAAAAYHLAGFSAIAFSLFGDRAGGFNESPAETALVLLMLRDLDGLRRHVRARLTDDSLSDDGLWFALEQHHIDTDQAIAEILSSTVCRALAYYDFALQTGQAALVVEAIALLDAGLALAANAGVVPAWWLLRLCRNMIDDLWAHSLHVNLPHDPPPGGEEKYPDLRRLFLGSLYARKNAEVELWPSQREAARRSSDLTDDLVVALPTSAGKTRVAELATLMTLSTGRRVLIVTPLRALSAQTERSFRNSFAPLGFSVSSLYGASGMSPGDEDALRTHKIIIATPEKLDFALRSDPSIIDDVGLIVLDEGHLIGPTEREIRYEILVQRLLRRPDNADRRIVCLSAILPGGDPLTDLTAWIRSDAPGDAVESDWRPTRQRFGTIAWQGQSAKLCFDLEADGPWVARFVELAGPIKPHKKARPTSTKELTLFAAWEFAEQDKRTLIFQPQANSVIGYGATIVDLCARGYLPPLLDDEAPIARALEIGREWLGEDHPAVGCLRLGVAIHHGRLPSPFLREIERLLADGVLKVTVASPTLSQGLNLNAAVLLAPSLYRAGELIKGEEFANVAGRAGRAFIDVEGLVLHVMFEPDDWRLATWRGLVNSARHRELRSGLIQVINLIVERMAAQGVFDRADAAEYLANSREGWLPPDEAPDDVGEDGDADQAVEQEPLSQLVEKLDATVFGLIEALDSDSDDLPRLLDEALQGSLWARQVDREGDHARNNHRFILQTRAKLIWNSTTPLQRQGHFAMGVGLEAGLALDAIADELAALVDEGDLAALRGDAEALGDALVALAERLLAIRPFTPDADLPGNWRDVLRAWVAGADVGVIGADNMKLVEDVFTYKLVWALEALRTRRLTQGWEPDTIVGGAAAALEAGVPDFKMSMLVRAGLPSRRAAMAAVQLGGADFLDGTGMRAWLESDAIVAFADAGDWPTLETAALWKRFRDETLSAAIQRWHYVGANRALVDQVAIPPGLYRVERDEAAGDNWLTTPDYRRLARIAGSVRMTRPSLIAARVTEGVNHLRIERLGRGILI; this is encoded by the coding sequence TTGGAAACGCCTGACGAACTGATCGTCTTTATTGTCGACGCAACCCAGGACGGCGTGTGGGGCGGGCTTCTCAAGCGCGGGGCGGCATGGTCGATTATCCGGCGCGAAGGCGTTCTTCCCGCGGACGCGCCGCCACTCGGCCGCACGATCGAAACCGATCTCGCCGAATATGGCTTCGCGCTGCTGCGGGCCGCGCTAGCGCTCAAGGAGCGCGCGGGCGAAAGCGAGATCGGGCGCAAGGGATTCGAGTTCGCGGCCAATGCGTTCGAGGCGCTGGTGCGGAACGGCACGCCGGATTCGGTGACGCGCAGCTTCTACCGCACGGTCGCTGCGGCCGCCTATCACCTCGCCGGTTTCTCGGCGATCGCCTTCTCGCTGTTCGGCGACCGGGCTGGCGGCTTTAACGAAAGCCCGGCCGAAACAGCGCTGGTCCTGCTGATGCTGCGCGATCTCGACGGGCTGCGGCGCCACGTGCGCGCGCGGCTGACCGATGACAGTCTCAGCGATGACGGCCTGTGGTTCGCGCTCGAACAGCATCATATCGACACCGATCAGGCTATCGCCGAAATTCTCAGTTCGACTGTCTGCCGCGCGCTGGCCTATTATGACTTCGCGCTCCAGACCGGCCAGGCGGCGCTGGTCGTCGAAGCGATAGCGCTGCTTGACGCGGGTCTGGCGCTTGCGGCGAACGCTGGTGTCGTCCCGGCTTGGTGGTTGCTGCGGCTCTGCCGCAACATGATCGACGATCTTTGGGCGCACTCGCTCCACGTCAATCTGCCGCACGATCCTCCCCCGGGCGGCGAAGAGAAGTATCCCGACCTGCGGCGGCTGTTCCTAGGTTCGCTCTATGCGCGTAAGAATGCAGAGGTCGAATTGTGGCCGTCGCAGCGCGAGGCCGCGCGGCGGTCGAGCGACCTGACCGATGATCTTGTCGTGGCGCTGCCGACAAGCGCGGGAAAAACGAGAGTGGCGGAGTTGGCCACCTTGATGACGCTGTCGACCGGCCGGCGCGTACTAATCGTCACGCCGCTGCGCGCATTGTCGGCGCAGACCGAGCGCTCGTTCCGCAATAGCTTTGCCCCGCTCGGTTTCTCCGTGTCTTCGCTATACGGCGCATCGGGCATGTCGCCGGGCGACGAAGATGCGCTACGCACGCACAAGATCATCATCGCGACGCCCGAGAAGCTCGACTTCGCGCTACGCTCCGATCCGAGCATCATCGACGATGTCGGATTGATCGTGCTCGACGAAGGCCATCTGATCGGTCCGACCGAGCGCGAGATCCGTTACGAGATCCTCGTTCAACGGCTGCTGCGCCGCCCGGACAATGCCGACCGCCGGATCGTCTGCCTGTCGGCGATCCTGCCCGGCGGCGACCCGCTCACTGACCTCACCGCCTGGATACGCTCCGATGCACCGGGGGACGCGGTGGAGTCCGACTGGCGGCCGACCCGGCAGCGGTTCGGAACAATCGCGTGGCAAGGCCAGTCGGCCAAACTTTGCTTCGACCTCGAAGCCGATGGCCCGTGGGTCGCGCGGTTCGTCGAATTGGCCGGCCCGATCAAGCCACACAAGAAAGCGCGGCCGACGAGTACCAAGGAGCTGACGCTGTTCGCGGCGTGGGAATTCGCTGAGCAGGACAAGCGCACCCTGATTTTCCAGCCCCAGGCCAACTCGGTCATCGGCTACGGCGCGACGATCGTCGACCTCTGTGCGCGTGGCTATCTTCCCCCCCTCCTCGACGATGAAGCCCCTATTGCCCGCGCTCTAGAGATCGGGCGTGAATGGCTCGGCGAGGATCATCCCGCGGTCGGCTGTCTCAGGCTCGGAGTCGCGATCCACCACGGCAGACTACCCAGTCCCTTCCTGCGTGAGATCGAGCGGCTGCTAGCCGACGGCGTGCTCAAGGTGACGGTGGCGTCCCCAACTCTGTCGCAAGGGCTCAATCTCAACGCGGCCGTGCTGCTTGCCCCCTCGCTCTATCGCGCCGGCGAACTCATCAAGGGTGAGGAGTTCGCTAACGTCGCGGGCCGGGCCGGCCGTGCGTTTATCGACGTCGAGGGTCTCGTGCTCCATGTCATGTTCGAGCCGGATGACTGGCGGCTCGCTACGTGGCGCGGACTGGTCAATTCTGCGCGGCACCGCGAGCTGCGCAGCGGCCTCATTCAGGTCATCAACCTGATCGTCGAGCGCATGGCGGCGCAGGGTGTCTTCGATCGTGCCGACGCCGCGGAATATCTCGCCAACTCCCGCGAAGGCTGGCTGCCTCCCGACGAGGCGCCGGATGACGTCGGCGAGGATGGGGACGCGGACCAGGCCGTCGAGCAAGAACCGCTGTCGCAGCTCGTCGAGAAGCTCGACGCGACTGTCTTCGGGCTGATCGAAGCGCTGGATTCGGACAGCGACGATCTGCCCCGGCTTCTGGACGAGGCGCTGCAGGGCTCACTTTGGGCGCGGCAGGTCGACCGCGAAGGCGATCATGCGCGGAACAACCATCGGTTCATCCTGCAAACGCGCGCCAAGCTGATCTGGAATTCGACGACGCCACTGCAGCGGCAGGGTCATTTCGCAATGGGGGTCGGACTGGAAGCGGGGCTTGCGCTCGATGCGATTGCCGACGAGCTGGCGGCGCTTGTCGACGAAGGCGATCTCGCGGCCTTGCGCGGCGACGCTGAGGCATTGGGTGATGCACTGGTCGCGCTTGCCGAACGGTTGCTCGCCATTCGCCCGTTCACGCCCGACGCCGACCTTCCCGGCAATTGGCGCGACGTACTGCGCGCCTGGGTCGCGGGCGCGGATGTCGGCGTGATCGGCGCGGACAATATGAAGCTGGTCGAGGACGTGTTCACCTACAAGCTGGTCTGGGCGCTCGAGGCGCTGAGAACTCGGCGCCTGACGCAAGGCTGGGAGCCGGACACGATCGTCGGCGGCGCGGCCGCAGCCTTGGAAGCCGGCGTGCCGGATTTCAAGATGTCGATGCTAGTCCGCGCCGGCTTGCCGTCGCGCCGCGCCGCGATGGCGGCGGTTCAGCTCGGCGGGGCGGACTTTCTCGACGGCACCGGAATGCGGGCGTGGCTGGAAAGCGACGCCATTGTCGCATTCGCCGACGCTGGGGATTGGCCCACGCTGGAAACAGCAGCCCTATGGAAGCGGTTCCGGGACGAAACGCTCAGCGCGGCGATTCAGCGCTGGCACTATGTTGGGGCGAACCGCGCCCTTGTCGATCAGGTTGCGATCCCACCGGGACTATATCGTGTCGAGCGCGACGAGGCAGCAGGCGACAACTGGCTTACCACACCCGATTATCGGCGGCTCGCCCGCATCGCCGGAAGCGTCCGCATGACGCGACCCAGCTTGATCGCGGCGCGCGTCACGGAGGGCGTAAACCATCTCCGCATCGAACGGCTTGGCCGCGGCATCCTGATCTGA
- a CDS encoding DUF1837 domain-containing protein, whose amino-acid sequence MPLYWDWCECVEEVTGRKRLWLLTEQAGGREQIWALLLETVRSHYDHLDRIAADAARLGYERAAEILRTRMPTEERARSGDLGEILASLLAEDTLGFRIPVKRLRFKDGRNMALRGDDFIGVVVAQGGQLRLLKGESKSRQELAKPAISEAREALDRDDGRCTPESLLFVADRLLDSNDVDDQALGQALRDEIGQKSLPPGRIDHMLFTLSGNAPPPSLKADLDGAGGDRSHYSINLRVPDHGAFIGSVFVEAGKLGNA is encoded by the coding sequence ATGCCGTTGTATTGGGACTGGTGCGAGTGCGTCGAAGAAGTGACAGGGCGCAAACGCCTGTGGCTGCTGACCGAACAGGCCGGCGGCCGCGAACAGATCTGGGCGCTGCTGCTCGAGACTGTCAGGAGCCATTACGATCATCTCGACCGGATCGCTGCCGACGCGGCGCGGCTCGGATACGAGAGGGCGGCGGAAATCCTGCGCACGCGCATGCCCACCGAGGAACGGGCGCGGTCGGGCGATCTAGGCGAAATCCTCGCCTCCTTACTAGCCGAAGACACGCTGGGATTCCGCATTCCGGTCAAGCGCCTGCGGTTCAAGGACGGCCGCAACATGGCGCTGAGGGGCGACGACTTTATCGGCGTCGTCGTCGCCCAAGGCGGCCAGCTCCGGCTTCTCAAGGGCGAATCCAAGAGCCGCCAGGAGCTGGCGAAACCCGCGATATCCGAGGCGCGCGAAGCGCTCGACCGCGACGACGGGCGATGCACGCCGGAATCTCTACTTTTCGTAGCCGATCGGTTGCTCGACAGCAACGACGTTGACGATCAGGCGCTCGGCCAGGCGCTACGCGACGAGATCGGCCAGAAGTCGCTGCCGCCGGGGCGGATCGACCACATGCTGTTCACGCTCTCGGGCAATGCGCCGCCGCCGTCGCTGAAGGCGGATCTAGACGGGGCCGGCGGCGATCGAAGCCACTATAGCATCAATCTTCGCGTCCCCGACCATGGTGCGTTTATCGGGAGCGTATTCGTTGAGGCAGGCAAACTTGGAAACGCCTGA
- a CDS encoding terminase, with the protein MAKMATCLLRLTPRPPMTRGTTMRKPVDDPHALLLAYMRQDFGAFLRKAFAWVSAGEPLLWNWHFDAIAHELHRVANRRCRRLLVSLPPRNGKSKAISIAWVAWMLGQNPKLNFVCVSYSNELSAKLARDCLAIMQAPWYRELFPRTIISAKRSAAYDFETTAGGGRLATSVTGTITGRGGDIIVLDDVIKPDEADSDTVREAVNEWYKRTLASRLDDKATGAIICVMQRLHQYDLAGTMLETGKFRQLSLPAIAQADEVIQLTRGRSHIRRVGDVLHPQRESLEVLEEIRAEMGSRAFAAQYQQDPVPALGNILKAAWFRSYGKLENAPGGGMVVQCWDTASKAGLRNDWSVCVTAIVVGKYVYIIDVFRKRMEFPELKAQAIRLARLYRARVLLVEDQSSGIALIHELRKYPEAGVPVPIARKTEGDKISRVEGVSAMVEAGQLLLPDDPPWLAEFKSELLGFPSARHDDQTDAVAQLLHWVRSRHSTSSGLAAPILFWTDEYGGRHVSGGEAYCFGEGSYDSDFDPWL; encoded by the coding sequence GTGGCGAAGATGGCCACTTGCCTCCTGCGCCTGACCCCACGCCCACCGATGACGAGGGGGACGACAATGCGTAAGCCCGTCGACGATCCCCACGCCTTGCTCCTCGCCTACATGCGTCAGGACTTTGGTGCTTTTCTGCGGAAGGCCTTTGCCTGGGTCAGCGCAGGCGAACCGCTCCTTTGGAACTGGCACTTCGATGCCATCGCCCATGAACTGCACCGCGTTGCGAACCGAAGGTGCCGCCGCCTGCTCGTCTCGCTGCCGCCACGCAACGGCAAGTCCAAGGCGATCTCGATTGCGTGGGTTGCCTGGATGCTGGGCCAGAACCCGAAGCTCAATTTCGTCTGTGTGAGCTACTCGAACGAGCTGTCGGCCAAGCTCGCCCGGGACTGCCTCGCGATCATGCAAGCGCCTTGGTATCGCGAGCTGTTCCCGCGGACGATCATCTCGGCCAAGCGGTCCGCGGCCTACGACTTCGAGACGACCGCAGGCGGCGGACGCCTTGCCACATCAGTCACCGGCACAATCACGGGCCGCGGCGGTGACATCATCGTTCTCGACGACGTCATCAAGCCTGACGAGGCGGATTCCGACACGGTCCGGGAGGCGGTCAACGAGTGGTACAAACGGACGCTGGCGTCGCGGCTCGACGACAAGGCAACCGGTGCCATCATCTGCGTGATGCAGCGTCTCCATCAATATGATCTAGCGGGGACGATGCTGGAGACCGGCAAGTTCAGGCAGCTGTCGCTGCCGGCGATCGCCCAAGCCGATGAGGTGATCCAACTCACGCGCGGGCGAAGCCATATTCGCCGGGTAGGCGATGTGCTCCATCCCCAGCGGGAATCGCTGGAGGTGCTGGAGGAGATCAGGGCGGAAATGGGCTCGCGAGCGTTCGCAGCCCAGTATCAGCAGGATCCGGTCCCCGCACTTGGCAACATCCTGAAGGCTGCCTGGTTCAGATCCTACGGTAAGCTCGAGAACGCGCCCGGCGGGGGCATGGTCGTCCAGTGCTGGGATACGGCGAGCAAGGCCGGGCTCCGGAACGACTGGTCCGTCTGCGTCACTGCAATCGTCGTCGGCAAATACGTCTACATCATCGATGTATTTCGCAAGCGGATGGAGTTCCCGGAGCTGAAGGCTCAGGCGATCCGCCTGGCGCGGCTCTATCGGGCAAGGGTCTTGCTGGTCGAGGACCAGTCGTCAGGCATCGCCTTGATCCACGAGCTGCGGAAATATCCGGAAGCCGGCGTGCCCGTTCCGATCGCGCGCAAGACGGAGGGAGACAAGATTTCGCGCGTGGAGGGAGTCAGCGCGATGGTCGAGGCGGGGCAGTTGCTTCTGCCCGATGACCCGCCATGGCTCGCCGAATTCAAGTCCGAGCTGTTGGGATTTCCGAGCGCGCGGCACGATGATCAGACCGATGCAGTTGCGCAGTTGCTGCACTGGGTCCGCAGCCGACACTCCACCAGCAGTGGACTGGCAGCACCGATCCTGTTCTGGACTGATGAATATGGCGGCAGGCACGTGAGTGGCGGCGAGGCATACTGCTTTGGCGAGGGCTCTTACGACTCGGATTTCGACCCTTGGCTATGA